A window of the Pseudomonas gozinkensis genome harbors these coding sequences:
- a CDS encoding arylesterase: MRVWFLSAGLALMCMAQNAAAGTVLIVGDSISAGFGLDTRLGWVSLLEQRLKTEGFDDKVVNASISGDTSAGGQARLPALLAEHKPELVILELGGNDGLRGMPPTQLQQNLASMIDSSRQSGAKVLLLGMQLPPNYGKRYTDAFAEVYGKLAEEKKIPLVPFFLEGVGGHPDLMQADGLHPAAGAQGKLLENVWPTLKPLL; encoded by the coding sequence ATGCGTGTGTGGTTTTTGAGTGCTGGCCTGGCCTTGATGTGCATGGCCCAGAACGCAGCGGCGGGTACAGTCCTGATCGTTGGCGATAGTATCAGCGCCGGTTTCGGGCTGGATACCCGGCTGGGGTGGGTGTCGTTGCTCGAACAGCGGCTCAAGACCGAAGGTTTTGACGACAAAGTGGTCAATGCGTCCATCAGTGGCGACACCAGTGCCGGAGGCCAGGCACGGCTGCCTGCGCTGCTTGCAGAGCACAAACCGGAACTGGTGATCCTCGAATTGGGCGGCAACGATGGCCTGCGCGGAATGCCGCCGACGCAATTGCAACAAAATCTTGCTTCGATGATCGACAGCTCCCGTCAGAGCGGTGCCAAGGTGCTGTTGCTCGGCATGCAATTGCCGCCCAACTACGGCAAGCGCTACACCGATGCCTTTGCCGAGGTCTACGGCAAACTCGCCGAGGAGAAAAAAATCCCGCTGGTGCCGTTTTTCCTCGAGGGTGTGGGTGGGCATCCGGACCTGATGCAGGCCGACGGTCTGCACCCGGCGGCCGGGGCTCAGGGCAAGTTGCTGGAAAATGTCTGGCCGACGCTAAAACCGCTGCTATGA
- a CDS encoding ABC transporter ATP-binding protein, with amino-acid sequence MGASILTAKNLSKVVPSAEGELTILHELSLELNKGDSLAIVGASGSGKSTLLGLLAGLDLPSSGEVTLAGQGLSNLDEDQRARIRAEHVGFVFQSFQLLDSLNALENVMLPLELDGRKDARSRATELLQRVGLGQRLTHSPRQLSGGEQQRVAIARAFAAEPDVLFADEPTGNLDSHTGERISDLLFELNKERGTTLVLVTHDERLAHRCRRLIRLEAGLLVAPLEP; translated from the coding sequence ATGGGCGCAAGCATTCTCACCGCGAAGAACCTTAGCAAAGTGGTTCCCAGCGCGGAAGGTGAACTGACCATCCTGCACGAACTCAGCCTGGAACTGAACAAGGGCGACAGCCTCGCCATCGTCGGCGCCTCCGGTTCCGGCAAATCCACCCTGCTCGGCCTGCTCGCCGGCCTCGACCTGCCGAGCAGCGGCGAAGTGACGCTCGCCGGACAAGGCCTGAGCAATCTCGACGAAGACCAGCGCGCGCGCATTCGCGCCGAACACGTGGGTTTCGTCTTTCAATCTTTCCAGCTGCTCGACAGCCTCAACGCGCTGGAAAATGTCATGCTGCCGCTGGAGCTCGACGGTCGCAAAGATGCCCGCAGCCGCGCCACCGAACTGCTGCAACGGGTCGGTCTCGGCCAGCGTCTGACGCACTCGCCGCGCCAGCTCTCCGGCGGTGAACAACAGCGCGTAGCGATTGCCCGGGCCTTCGCCGCCGAGCCGGACGTGCTGTTCGCCGACGAACCCACCGGCAATCTCGACAGCCACACCGGCGAGCGCATCAGCGACTTGCTGTTCGAGTTGAACAAGGAACGCGGCACCACCCTGGTGCTGGTGACCCACGACGAACGCCTGGCCCATCGTTGCCGGCGCCTGATCCGTCTTGAAGCCGGCCTGTTGGTCGCCCCTCTGGAGCCTTGA
- a CDS encoding ABC transporter permease, with product MARLPLLRLFSLALRQLMRDARAGELRVLFFALVVAVAASTAIGYFGARLNGAMMLRATEFLGADLSLEGSSPARPEQIRSGTDLRLDHAQVVEFSSVIATDNGIQLSSIKAVDRAYPLRGELKSAPAPYATEVAGGEPQPGEAWVEARLLTALDLKIGDSIDVGMKTLKLTRVLTYEPDRAGNFYSLTPRVLINLDDLDATGVVQPGSRVSYRELWRGEPQALETYRQLIKPGLAANQRIQDARDGNRQIGGALGKAERYLNMASLVAVLLAGVAVALSANRFASRRFDASALLRCLGLSRRETLVLFSLQLTVLGLLASLGGALLGWLAQLGLFALLHDLLPTDVPPGGLLPALAGIGTGLVALAGFALPPLAALGRVPPLRVLRRDMLPIPSSTWMVYGAALGALGLIMWRLSLDLLLTFALLGGGVVAALVLGGLLLLLLQSLRRLLARASLPWRLGLGQLLRHPLAAAGQSLAFGLILLSMALIALLRGELLDTWQNQLPKNAPNYFALNILPADKQAFTDHLINVSAQAAPLYPVVPGRLISINGEAVQQIVSKDSAGDRAIQRDLSLTWAADLPAGNKITAGSWWAGQPSDDVPGVSVEGKVAESLKLKLGDHMVFSVGGVNREAKVTSLREINWDNFQPNFFMIFQPGTLKDLPATYLTSFYLAPGHDQQIVELSRAFPAVTILQVEALLEQLRSILAQVTLAVEYVLLFVLAAGMAVLFSGLQATLDERIRQGALLRALGAERQLLIKARRIEFGLLGAVSGLLAAIGSEVVSLVLYRFAFDLPWHPHPWLLLLPLIGAALIGGAGVFGTRRALNASPLTVLREG from the coding sequence ATGGCACGTCTGCCGCTGTTGCGTCTGTTCAGTCTCGCCCTGCGCCAACTCATGCGCGATGCCCGCGCCGGTGAACTGCGGGTGCTGTTTTTCGCCTTGGTGGTAGCGGTGGCGGCGAGTACCGCGATCGGCTATTTCGGCGCCCGCCTCAACGGCGCGATGATGCTGCGCGCCACCGAGTTTCTCGGTGCCGACCTGTCGCTTGAAGGCAGTTCGCCGGCCCGCCCGGAACAGATCAGGAGCGGCACCGACCTGCGCCTGGATCATGCGCAGGTGGTGGAGTTTTCCAGCGTCATCGCCACGGACAACGGCATTCAGCTTTCCAGCATCAAAGCGGTCGACCGCGCCTATCCGCTACGCGGCGAACTGAAAAGCGCCCCCGCCCCGTACGCCACAGAGGTAGCCGGAGGAGAGCCGCAGCCCGGTGAGGCCTGGGTCGAAGCACGCCTGCTGACAGCGCTGGACCTGAAAATCGGCGACAGCATCGACGTCGGCATGAAGACGTTGAAACTGACGCGAGTGCTCACTTACGAGCCGGATCGCGCCGGCAACTTCTACAGCCTTACGCCACGGGTACTGATCAACCTCGACGACCTCGACGCAACCGGCGTGGTGCAACCCGGCAGCCGGGTGAGCTACCGCGAACTGTGGCGCGGTGAGCCGCAAGCGCTGGAAACCTATCGCCAGCTGATCAAACCGGGCCTCGCCGCCAACCAGCGGATTCAGGATGCCCGCGATGGCAACCGGCAGATCGGCGGCGCGCTGGGCAAGGCCGAACGCTATCTGAACATGGCCAGTCTGGTCGCCGTGCTTCTGGCCGGTGTCGCGGTGGCGTTGTCGGCCAACCGCTTCGCCAGCCGCCGTTTCGATGCCAGCGCCTTGCTGCGTTGCCTGGGCCTGTCGCGCCGGGAAACCCTGGTGCTGTTCAGTCTGCAACTGACGGTGCTCGGCCTGCTCGCCAGCCTCGGCGGCGCCCTGCTCGGCTGGCTCGCGCAATTGGGATTGTTTGCGCTGCTGCATGATCTGCTGCCGACCGACGTACCGCCGGGTGGCTTGCTGCCGGCGCTGGCCGGCATCGGCACCGGGCTGGTGGCGCTGGCCGGCTTCGCGCTGCCACCGCTCGCCGCGCTGGGCCGGGTGCCGCCGCTGCGGGTATTGCGCCGGGACATGCTGCCGATTCCCTCGAGCACCTGGATGGTCTATGGCGCAGCACTCGGTGCGCTCGGGCTGATCATGTGGCGCCTGAGCCTGGATCTGCTGCTGACCTTCGCCCTGCTCGGCGGCGGCGTGGTCGCGGCGCTGGTACTCGGCGGCTTGCTGCTGTTGCTGCTGCAAAGCCTGCGTCGCCTGCTCGCGCGCGCGTCCCTGCCGTGGCGTCTCGGGCTAGGTCAGTTGTTGCGCCATCCTTTGGCGGCCGCCGGCCAGTCATTGGCTTTCGGGCTGATCCTGCTGTCCATGGCTTTGATCGCCTTGCTGCGCGGCGAACTGCTCGACACCTGGCAAAACCAGTTGCCGAAAAACGCACCCAACTATTTCGCCCTGAACATCCTGCCGGCTGACAAACAGGCCTTCACCGATCACCTGATCAATGTCTCGGCCCAGGCCGCGCCGTTGTATCCGGTGGTACCGGGACGCCTGATCAGCATCAATGGCGAAGCGGTGCAGCAGATCGTCAGCAAGGATTCGGCCGGCGACCGCGCAATCCAGCGCGACCTGAGCCTGACCTGGGCTGCCGATCTTCCGGCGGGCAACAAGATCACTGCGGGTTCGTGGTGGGCCGGCCAACCTTCGGATGACGTTCCGGGCGTTTCTGTGGAAGGCAAGGTGGCCGAAAGCCTCAAGCTCAAACTGGGCGATCACATGGTGTTCAGCGTGGGCGGGGTCAATCGCGAAGCGAAGGTCACCAGCCTGCGGGAGATCAACTGGGACAACTTCCAGCCAAACTTCTTCATGATCTTCCAGCCCGGTACGTTGAAGGATCTACCGGCGACCTACCTGACCAGCTTCTATCTGGCCCCCGGTCACGATCAGCAGATTGTCGAGCTGTCGCGAGCATTTCCGGCGGTAACCATCCTGCAGGTCGAAGCCTTGCTCGAACAACTGCGCAGTATCCTCGCCCAGGTCACCCTGGCGGTGGAGTATGTTTTGTTGTTTGTGTTGGCGGCGGGGATGGCGGTGCTGTTTTCCGGGTTGCAGGCAACGCTGGATGAACGCATACGCCAGGGTGCGCTGTTGCGCGCGCTGGGTGCCGAGCGGCAGTTGCTGATCAAGGCGCGACGGATCGAGTTCGGCTTGCTCGGCGCGGTCAGCGGACTACTCGCGGCCATCGGTTCGGAAGTGGTGAGTCTGGTGCTGTATCGCTTCGCCTTCGACCTGCCGTGGCATCCCCATCCGTGGTTGCTGCTGTTGCCGTTGATCGGCGCGGCGCTGATCGGTGGCGCCGGGGTGTTCGGCACACGGCGTGCACTCAACGCCAGCCCGCTGACAGTGCTGCGCGAGGGTTGA
- the greB gene encoding transcription elongation factor GreB — translation MSRYRPPRTAGTALITPEGEARMRAEFHELWHVRRPQVTQSVSEAAAQGDRSENAEYTYGKKMLREIDSRVRFLTKRLEALKVVSEKPSDPNKVYFGAWVTIEDEDGKQSRYRIVGPDELDLKLGLISIDSPLARALIGKALDAEVRVQTPTGEQFVYIVAIEYP, via the coding sequence ATGAGCCGTTATCGCCCTCCCCGCACCGCCGGTACCGCGCTGATCACCCCCGAAGGTGAAGCGCGGATGCGCGCCGAATTCCATGAGCTTTGGCATGTGCGCCGTCCGCAAGTGACGCAGTCGGTCAGCGAGGCGGCGGCTCAGGGTGATCGTTCGGAAAATGCCGAATACACCTACGGCAAGAAAATGCTGCGCGAGATCGACAGCCGCGTGCGTTTTCTCACCAAACGCCTTGAAGCGTTGAAAGTGGTCAGCGAAAAACCGAGCGATCCGAACAAGGTCTACTTCGGCGCCTGGGTGACCATCGAAGATGAGGACGGCAAACAGTCGCGCTATCGCATCGTCGGCCCGGACGAACTGGACCTGAAACTCGGCCTGATCAGCATCGACTCACCGCTGGCCCGCGCCCTGATCGGCAAGGCGCTGGATGCTGAAGTGCGGGTACAGACGCCGACCGGCGAACAGTTCGTCTATATCGTGGCGATCGAATATCCCTGA
- a CDS encoding DoxX family protein: MSSLINKVLFTRAGYGLTILRIAVGVIFAAHGSQKLFGLFGGYGLAGTAQYMESIGLTPGYLMATLAGGTEFFAGLALIIGLLVRPAALGLTFLSLVAIFTVHISNGLFMANNGYEFALALLGGSLAVLIEGAGKLSVDRAIAG, translated from the coding sequence ATGAGCTCTCTGATCAACAAGGTTCTGTTTACCCGCGCCGGCTACGGTCTGACCATCCTGCGCATTGCCGTCGGCGTGATCTTCGCCGCCCACGGCTCGCAGAAACTCTTTGGCCTGTTCGGTGGCTACGGCCTGGCGGGCACCGCGCAATACATGGAAAGCATCGGCCTGACCCCGGGTTACCTGATGGCGACCCTCGCCGGCGGCACCGAGTTCTTCGCCGGTCTGGCGCTGATCATCGGCCTGCTGGTTCGCCCGGCGGCACTGGGTCTGACCTTCCTGTCGCTGGTGGCGATCTTCACCGTGCACATCAGCAACGGTCTGTTCATGGCCAACAACGGTTACGAGTTCGCTCTGGCCCTGCTCGGCGGCAGCCTCGCGGTGCTGATCGAAGGCGCCGGCAAGCTCTCGGTGGATCGCGCCATCGCCGGTTAA
- a CDS encoding transglycosylase SLT domain-containing protein, whose amino-acid sequence MVRPSVLLLLCGSLLLPMTAVARLPGPLQAVPAAKVRDLTEIRSSRVLRVLVNQSRNSSGEVQGQAIGIEYHRLRAFEQYLNGHARDGQEITLKIIPKAKDQLLGALQRGEGDLVAPGELLELQPGHAVASSEPIASNVPLVLVGIKGEKRYTKVEQLAGKTLALPTGSAAGEAVSQLNQKLALHKLAPIKIEWVDPTLAVEDVLEMVQGGIFHLTIVEQPIAERWGKILPKLRFDRQVMISEPGEEYWFVRRDASMLRASIDRFLTGYKKPSNEDAAFLRIYRRLYQVHYPLAKADRQRLEKLRPTLQKHAEAQNMDWLNLAALAFKESALQPNARSGSGPTGLMQITPSAAQRVGVNNIQNLDANVQAGAKYLAMIRRKFFNSPKLNERERMAFTLAAYNIGPERVQGMRAEARRRGLNPNQWFFQVERIAMEQVGMGAVSYVNSVNKYYLAFDRERESLEPRGQKVVSRK is encoded by the coding sequence ATGGTTCGTCCCTCGGTTTTGCTTCTGCTGTGTGGTTCGCTGCTGCTGCCGATGACGGCGGTCGCGCGGCTGCCCGGGCCGCTGCAAGCCGTGCCGGCCGCCAAGGTTCGTGACCTGACCGAAATCCGCAGCAGCCGCGTATTGCGGGTGCTGGTCAATCAGAGCCGCAACAGCTCCGGCGAAGTCCAGGGCCAGGCGATCGGCATCGAATACCACCGGCTGCGCGCCTTCGAGCAATACCTCAATGGCCATGCCCGCGACGGCCAGGAAATCACCCTCAAGATCATCCCCAAAGCCAAGGATCAATTGCTCGGTGCGTTGCAGCGCGGCGAAGGCGATCTGGTGGCGCCGGGCGAACTGCTCGAGCTGCAACCGGGTCACGCGGTCGCCAGTAGCGAGCCGATTGCCAGCAACGTGCCGCTGGTGCTGGTCGGCATCAAGGGTGAAAAGCGCTACACCAAGGTCGAGCAACTGGCCGGCAAAACCCTGGCGCTGCCCACCGGCAGTGCGGCGGGGGAGGCGGTCAGCCAGCTCAACCAGAAACTGGCGCTGCACAAACTGGCGCCGATCAAGATCGAATGGGTCGATCCGACACTGGCGGTCGAGGATGTGCTGGAGATGGTTCAGGGCGGGATCTTCCACCTGACCATCGTCGAGCAACCGATTGCCGAGCGCTGGGGCAAGATCCTGCCCAAGCTGCGTTTCGACCGTCAGGTGATGATCAGCGAACCGGGCGAGGAATACTGGTTCGTGCGCCGTGATGCGTCGATGTTGCGGGCCAGCATCGACCGCTTCCTGACCGGCTACAAAAAACCGTCGAACGAAGATGCGGCATTCCTGCGGATCTACCGCCGTCTGTATCAAGTGCACTATCCGCTGGCCAAGGCCGATCGTCAGCGCCTGGAAAAACTGCGCCCGACCCTGCAGAAGCACGCCGAAGCGCAAAACATGGACTGGCTCAACCTGGCGGCGCTGGCCTTCAAGGAGTCGGCGCTGCAGCCCAACGCGCGCAGCGGCAGCGGCCCGACCGGGCTGATGCAGATCACCCCGTCCGCGGCGCAGCGGGTCGGTGTCAACAATATCCAGAATCTCGATGCGAATGTGCAGGCCGGGGCCAAGTACCTGGCGATGATCCGCCGCAAGTTCTTCAACAGCCCCAAGCTCAACGAGCGCGAGCGCATGGCGTTCACCCTGGCGGCGTACAACATCGGTCCGGAGCGGGTGCAGGGCATGCGTGCCGAGGCACGGCGTCGCGGCCTGAATCCGAACCAGTGGTTCTTCCAGGTCGAGCGCATCGCCATGGAGCAGGTGGGAATGGGGGCCGTCAGCTATGTTAATAGCGTGAACAAGTATTACTTGGCGTTCGACCGGGAGCGGGAGTCGTTGGAGCCCCGGGGGCAGAAAGTTGTCTCACGCAAATGA
- a CDS encoding TatD family hydrolase, translated as MQLIDIGVNLTNPSFADKHQAVLDRAYAAGVCQLVLTGTSVEGSEQALELCQQLDPDGQRLFATAGIHPHSASDWNADSARRLRSLLQESNVVAVGECGLDFNRDFSPRPQQEKVLEEHLALAAELQLPVFLHERDASQRLLEILRDFRDRLPAAVVHCFTGEQKALFSYLDLDLHIGITGWICDERRGTHLHPLVKEIKRGRLMLESDAPYLLPRTLRPKPKNGRNEPAYLTEVLREVALHRGETEADLAAHTTACARTFYGLPTLP; from the coding sequence ATGCAACTCATCGATATCGGCGTCAACCTGACCAACCCCAGTTTCGCCGACAAACACCAGGCCGTGCTCGACCGCGCCTATGCTGCCGGGGTTTGCCAACTGGTGCTGACCGGCACCAGCGTCGAAGGCAGCGAACAGGCGCTGGAGCTGTGCCAGCAACTGGATCCGGACGGCCAGCGACTATTCGCCACCGCCGGCATTCACCCGCATTCGGCCAGCGACTGGAACGCCGACAGCGCGCGGCGTCTGCGCAGTCTGTTGCAGGAATCAAACGTGGTAGCGGTGGGCGAATGCGGGCTGGATTTCAACCGCGATTTCTCGCCGCGCCCGCAGCAGGAAAAGGTCCTCGAAGAACATCTGGCGCTGGCTGCCGAACTGCAATTGCCGGTGTTCCTGCACGAACGTGACGCGAGCCAACGACTGCTGGAAATTCTGCGCGACTTCCGCGACCGATTGCCCGCCGCGGTGGTGCATTGCTTCACCGGCGAGCAGAAAGCGCTGTTCAGTTACCTCGATCTGGATCTGCACATCGGCATCACCGGCTGGATCTGCGATGAGCGTCGTGGCACCCATTTGCATCCGCTGGTGAAGGAAATCAAACGCGGTCGCCTGATGCTGGAAAGCGATGCGCCGTATCTGCTTCCACGCACACTGCGGCCAAAGCCGAAGAACGGCCGCAACGAGCCGGCATATCTCACTGAAGTGTTGCGCGAAGTGGCATTGCATCGGGGCGAAACCGAAGCAGATCTGGCAGCCCACACTACCGCGTGCGCCCGAACGTTCTACGGTTTACCTACCCTGCCCTGA
- a CDS encoding methyl-accepting chemotaxis protein — protein sequence MGAWLSNISLKYKFWAVNAVAFVTTLLLVLYAVQLEQQARSHAAQTSAQAQAQLLKAWPAGQALPKSDQVLTFKRGEAPRLNDQPLLEITDSNGWIEISHLPLFGENPLLGAEVFSRADGQQVAVIAYAPSLRQVFSERFANYAVAVFILMLAMLGASQLLIRFLLSQLNTLKDVMLHVEKTGDLAARVPLACKDEVGQMANAFNAMQAGYQRVVTTVASTARQLDVGAARLASSMNEVRHGMLGQQSETDQAATAINEMTATVYHIAQHAGATRDLSQTADGLAGSGQQVVSRVQHSIAGLSSGVQQTAEMIQRLAEDSQKINGVVSVIHSIAEQTNLLALNAAIEAARAGEMGRGFAVVADEVRNLAKRVQTSTDEITTMVSALQAGTRDAVDFMQESSYKADDCVQQAQEAGEALAEITGAVAQMRESNTQIAVAAEQQSQVAEEMNRAVVSIRDVTENTVQQTVDSATTSNELATLAGELNKAIGQLKL from the coding sequence ATGGGTGCCTGGCTTAGCAATATCTCGCTGAAATACAAATTCTGGGCGGTCAACGCGGTCGCCTTTGTCACCACACTGTTGCTGGTGCTGTACGCCGTGCAGCTCGAGCAACAGGCCCGCAGTCATGCCGCGCAAACATCGGCCCAGGCCCAGGCGCAGTTGCTCAAGGCCTGGCCGGCCGGGCAAGCGCTGCCCAAATCCGATCAGGTGCTGACCTTCAAACGCGGGGAAGCGCCGCGCCTCAACGATCAGCCGCTGCTGGAGATCACCGACAGCAACGGCTGGATCGAGATCAGTCACTTGCCGTTGTTCGGCGAAAACCCGCTGCTCGGCGCCGAGGTCTTCAGCCGTGCCGATGGTCAGCAGGTCGCCGTGATCGCCTACGCCCCCAGCCTCAGGCAGGTGTTCAGTGAGCGTTTCGCCAACTATGCGGTGGCGGTGTTCATCCTGATGCTGGCGATGCTTGGCGCTTCACAGTTGCTGATCCGCTTCCTGCTCAGCCAGCTCAACACCCTCAAGGACGTGATGCTGCACGTGGAGAAAACCGGCGACCTCGCCGCCCGGGTGCCGCTGGCCTGCAAGGATGAAGTCGGGCAGATGGCCAACGCGTTCAACGCGATGCAGGCCGGTTATCAGCGAGTGGTGACCACCGTGGCCAGCACCGCGCGGCAACTGGACGTCGGTGCCGCAAGGCTGGCATCGAGCATGAACGAAGTGCGCCACGGCATGCTCGGCCAGCAGAGTGAAACCGATCAGGCCGCCACGGCGATCAACGAAATGACTGCCACCGTCTACCACATCGCCCAGCACGCCGGCGCCACTCGCGATCTGTCGCAGACCGCCGATGGCCTGGCCGGCAGCGGCCAGCAAGTGGTGAGCCGTGTCCAGCATTCGATTGCCGGGCTGTCCAGCGGCGTGCAGCAAACCGCCGAGATGATCCAGCGTCTGGCCGAGGACAGTCAGAAGATCAACGGCGTGGTCAGCGTGATTCACAGCATCGCCGAACAGACCAATCTGCTGGCGCTCAACGCTGCCATCGAAGCGGCTCGCGCCGGGGAAATGGGTCGCGGGTTTGCAGTGGTCGCCGACGAGGTGCGCAATCTCGCCAAACGTGTGCAGACCTCCACCGATGAAATCACCACCATGGTGTCGGCGTTGCAGGCCGGTACCCGTGACGCGGTGGACTTCATGCAGGAGAGTTCGTACAAGGCCGACGACTGCGTGCAGCAGGCGCAAGAGGCCGGCGAAGCACTGGCGGAAATCACCGGGGCGGTGGCGCAGATGCGCGAGAGCAACACGCAGATTGCGGTGGCGGCGGAACAACAGAGTCAGGTTGCCGAAGAGATGAACCGCGCGGTGGTGAGCATTCGTGATGTCACCGAAAACACCGTGCAACAGACCGTGGATTCGGCGACCACCAGTAACGAGTTGGCGACGCTGGCCGGGGAACTCAACAAGGCGATTGGGCAGTTGAAACTTTAA
- a CDS encoding Mpo1-like protein — protein MGKRHPNLPAWQWRAYPNNHQHPTNLVLHLIAVPLFIVAFLLIVSGVFSLSLASVAIGVIGVIAALGLQRHGHSLEAQASEPFSDRKDAVSRLLVEQFLTFPRFFLSGGWFRAWRERHRRH, from the coding sequence ATGGGCAAACGTCACCCCAACCTTCCCGCGTGGCAATGGCGCGCGTACCCGAACAACCATCAGCACCCGACCAATCTGGTGCTGCACCTGATTGCCGTGCCGCTGTTCATTGTCGCGTTTCTGTTGATCGTCTCGGGTGTGTTCAGCCTGAGTCTGGCCAGCGTGGCGATCGGCGTGATCGGCGTCATCGCGGCGCTGGGTCTGCAGCGCCACGGACACAGCCTGGAGGCGCAAGCCTCCGAGCCGTTCAGTGATCGCAAGGACGCCGTCTCGCGTCTGCTGGTCGAGCAGTTCCTGACGTTTCCGCGGTTCTTCCTCAGTGGCGGCTGGTTCCGCGCCTGGCGTGAACGTCACCGTCGGCACTGA
- a CDS encoding acyl-CoA thioesterase, with product MRFCDLIDAVRRQPEVTIPAEWGQGRASFGGLVAALQFEVMRTKVPVDRPVRSLAITFVGPVEPEVPVSFEVEVLREGKAVSQVLGRAVQNGQVVTMVQGSFGASRSSEVAVEAYPAPEMKHWNDCQELPYIKGVTPEFMRHLAMRWSVGGMPFTGTQSRLMGGWVRLRGDVKEEPVNEAHLLALVDAWPPALLPYLKKPAPGSTLTWTIEFVQPLRDLSTLDFCQYLADIEYAADGYGHVAAKLWSAKGELIAMSRQTVTIFA from the coding sequence ATGCGCTTTTGCGATCTGATCGATGCTGTCCGTCGTCAACCGGAGGTCACGATTCCGGCGGAGTGGGGACAGGGCCGGGCCAGTTTTGGCGGGTTGGTGGCCGCGCTGCAATTTGAAGTGATGCGCACCAAGGTTCCGGTCGATCGCCCGGTACGTTCGCTGGCGATCACCTTTGTCGGCCCGGTCGAGCCCGAAGTACCGGTGAGCTTTGAGGTCGAGGTACTGCGCGAAGGCAAGGCAGTCAGCCAGGTGCTGGGCCGTGCGGTGCAGAACGGTCAGGTGGTGACGATGGTGCAAGGCAGCTTCGGGGCTTCTCGCTCGTCGGAAGTGGCGGTTGAAGCCTATCCCGCGCCCGAGATGAAACACTGGAACGACTGCCAGGAACTGCCGTACATCAAAGGCGTGACCCCGGAGTTCATGCGTCATCTGGCGATGCGCTGGAGTGTCGGCGGCATGCCGTTCACCGGCACTCAATCGCGGCTGATGGGCGGCTGGGTGCGTTTGCGTGGGGATGTGAAAGAGGAACCGGTCAACGAGGCGCACCTGCTGGCGCTGGTCGATGCCTGGCCGCCCGCGCTGTTGCCGTATCTGAAGAAGCCGGCACCGGGCAGTACGCTGACCTGGACCATCGAATTCGTTCAGCCGTTACGGGATTTGAGTACGCTGGATTTTTGCCAATACCTGGCGGACATCGAGTATGCGGCCGACGGTTACGGCCATGTCGCGGCCAAGCTGTGGAGCGCTAAGGGTGAACTGATTGCCATGAGTCGGCAGACGGTGACGATCTTCGCCTGA
- a CDS encoding CHAD domain-containing protein, whose translation MSALVDRLVAHVLSLEVRLLACQARLTARTDPEALHDLRTTVRRLRSLLRPLRGLPGVEQLEDAAAAVGQLTTPWRDREVLAAYLLEHGQPEAAQRRMAQMAEAYPTLAASAEVASLLMILDAFPRFLRASQRQGLLKSLDKRIEKRLGKQWKNLDVALHDPAHDRHRLRLLIKRVRYGIEAYPELDRLPEAALPRLKSAQGALGDWHDCWQWLARAEQEPDLQPCVATWQATMIQAESKADRVLEKLSAACFKS comes from the coding sequence ATGTCTGCGTTGGTCGATCGGTTGGTGGCTCATGTCTTGAGCCTGGAAGTCAGGCTGCTGGCCTGTCAGGCACGTTTGACCGCCCGGACTGATCCTGAGGCGCTGCACGATCTGCGCACCACCGTACGCCGCTTGCGCAGCCTGCTGCGACCGTTGCGTGGTTTGCCCGGTGTCGAGCAGCTGGAAGATGCGGCGGCTGCGGTGGGGCAACTGACCACGCCATGGCGCGACCGCGAGGTGCTGGCGGCGTATCTGCTCGAACATGGTCAGCCCGAAGCCGCGCAACGCCGCATGGCGCAGATGGCCGAGGCCTACCCGACGCTGGCGGCCAGCGCCGAAGTGGCGTCGCTGCTGATGATCCTCGACGCCTTTCCGCGTTTTCTGCGAGCCTCCCAGCGTCAGGGATTGCTCAAGAGCCTGGACAAGCGCATCGAAAAACGCCTGGGCAAGCAATGGAAGAACCTCGACGTGGCGCTGCACGACCCGGCCCACGACCGCCATCGCCTGCGCCTGCTGATCAAGCGCGTGCGCTACGGTATCGAGGCCTACCCTGAACTGGATCGTCTGCCGGAAGCCGCATTACCTCGTTTGAAGTCTGCACAGGGTGCCCTCGGTGACTGGCACGATTGCTGGCAATGGCTGGCCCGCGCCGAACAGGAACCGGATCTGCAACCCTGCGTCGCCACCTGGCAGGCGACCATGATCCAGGCCGAAAGCAAGGCCGACCGGGTGCTGGAAAAACTCAGCGCGGCCTGCTTCAAGTCCTGA